Proteins encoded by one window of Halomonas chromatireducens:
- a CDS encoding TatD family hydrolase — translation MLIDAHCHLDFAEFDDDRDAMFERARAVGVGHFMVPGTTRERWPGVLALGEKRDDVSISLGLHPYFMDEHREEDVEALAQALDEHPEVKALGECGIDARFDESLADQWALFNAQLRLAKSRQLPVVIHCVHANDKVSQRLRQLDLPAGGLIHAFAGSPDQAWKFLDLGFVVGLGGAVTYERAQRLWRAVKSLPEDGFVLETDSPDMPLCGHQGQRNEPARIGQVCEMVANLRGETPEAIAAQSTATAKRVFGLS, via the coding sequence ATGCTCATCGACGCCCACTGCCATCTCGATTTCGCCGAATTCGACGACGACCGTGACGCCATGTTCGAGCGGGCCAGGGCGGTCGGGGTCGGACACTTCATGGTGCCGGGCACCACGCGGGAGCGCTGGCCTGGCGTGCTGGCGCTGGGCGAAAAGAGAGATGACGTCAGTATCAGCCTGGGGCTGCATCCCTATTTCATGGACGAGCACCGGGAGGAGGATGTCGAGGCGCTGGCCCAGGCCCTGGATGAGCACCCAGAGGTGAAAGCACTGGGCGAGTGCGGGATCGACGCCCGCTTCGATGAGAGCCTGGCCGATCAGTGGGCGCTGTTCAACGCCCAGCTTCGGCTGGCCAAGTCGCGCCAGCTGCCGGTGGTGATCCACTGCGTGCATGCCAACGACAAGGTTTCCCAGCGCTTGCGCCAGCTCGACCTGCCTGCCGGGGGCCTGATCCATGCCTTCGCCGGTTCGCCGGATCAGGCCTGGAAATTCCTCGATCTCGGCTTCGTGGTCGGCCTGGGCGGTGCCGTGACGTATGAGCGAGCCCAGCGTCTATGGCGGGCGGTGAAGAGCCTGCCTGAGGATGGCTTCGTGCTGGAGACCGATAGCCCCGATATGCCGCTATGTGGCCACCAGGGTCAGCGTAACGAGCCGGCACGCATCGGCCAGGTTTGCGAGATGGTGGCGAATCTGCGCGGCGAGACGCCGGAGGCGATTGCCGCACAGAGTACGGCAACCGCCAAGCGGGTATTCGGGCTGTCGTAA
- a CDS encoding YgfZ/GcvT domain-containing protein — translation MRDDLALVGLIGKEAKALAEVRFDLVPPAIWHQSGDENVQLLAHPGTQPRVLACLPIDMAVEIVSRLTPQASLVGNAVWCLHDIQAGLAWLTPHHEDALLPQMINWEALGGISFKKGCYTGQEVVARAHFRGQVKKRLARAQLEGDRVPALGTPLLDENGKSHGEVLAAEMDAYGQPEILAVTSTREEIGPLSVDDQPVKLMKLPYPIERLDPESLALASA, via the coding sequence GTGCGCGACGACCTTGCCCTTGTAGGGCTTATCGGCAAGGAGGCCAAGGCCCTGGCGGAGGTTCGATTCGACCTGGTGCCGCCGGCCATCTGGCACCAGTCCGGTGACGAGAACGTTCAGTTGCTGGCGCATCCCGGGACCCAGCCCCGTGTGTTGGCTTGCCTGCCTATCGATATGGCAGTCGAGATCGTCTCCCGGCTGACCCCGCAGGCGAGCCTGGTCGGCAACGCCGTCTGGTGTCTCCACGACATTCAGGCCGGACTCGCCTGGCTCACCCCGCATCATGAAGACGCCCTGCTGCCACAGATGATCAACTGGGAGGCCCTGGGCGGCATCAGCTTCAAGAAGGGGTGCTATACCGGGCAGGAGGTGGTGGCACGGGCCCACTTCCGCGGGCAGGTGAAGAAGCGGCTGGCAAGGGCCCAACTCGAGGGAGACAGGGTGCCGGCACTCGGCACCCCCCTTCTCGACGAAAACGGCAAGTCACACGGTGAGGTGCTGGCCGCCGAAATGGACGCCTACGGTCAGCCCGAGATACTGGCTGTGACCAGTACCCGAGAGGAGATCGGCCCACTGAGCGTCGACGATCAGCCGGTCAAGCTGATGAAGCTGCCCTACCCCATTGAACGGCTGGATCCGGAAAGCCTGGCCTTGGCAAGCGCGTAA
- a CDS encoding peptide chain release factor 3, protein MSEATLAREVGLRRTFAIISHPDAGKTTITEKMLLFGNAIQLAGSVKSKRNDRHATSDWMKMEQERGISVTTSVMQFPYGGRIVNLLDTPGHEDFSEDTYRTLTAVDSALMVIDGAKGVEARTIKLMEVCRLRTTPILTFVNKMDREIRDPVEVMDEVEEVLDIQCAPMTWPIGMGRNFKGVYHLYNDVIHLYTQGQGSRIPEDRRIEGLDNPEVDTVLGEDLAEELRMEVELVRGASHAFDHDAYLRGELTPVYFGTAMGNFGVREMMDGFVEYAPPPQPRETDTRNVEAADPRFTGFVFKIQANMDPNHRDRIAFLRVCSGKYDKNMKMRHVRIKKDVKIADALTFMASDRTHVEEAWPGDIIGLHNHGTIQIGDTFTVGEDMRFTGIPHFAPELFKRVQLKDPLKLKALQKGLQQLSEEGATQLFQPLDNNDLILGAVGTLQFDVVAHRLKEEYKVDCVYQPVNVQTARWVYCDDAKMLDEFKRKASANLAIDGGGYLTYIAPTRVNLQMTQERWPDIRFAATREH, encoded by the coding sequence ATGTCAGAAGCCACTCTGGCCCGTGAAGTCGGGCTGCGCAGGACGTTCGCGATCATCTCGCACCCCGATGCGGGGAAGACCACCATCACCGAGAAGATGCTGCTGTTCGGCAACGCCATCCAGCTGGCCGGTTCGGTGAAAAGCAAGCGCAACGACCGCCATGCCACGTCTGACTGGATGAAGATGGAGCAGGAGCGTGGCATCTCTGTTACCACCTCGGTCATGCAGTTTCCCTACGGTGGACGTATCGTCAACCTGCTCGATACCCCGGGCCACGAGGACTTTTCCGAAGATACCTATCGCACTCTTACAGCCGTTGATTCGGCGCTGATGGTGATCGACGGGGCCAAGGGCGTCGAGGCCCGCACTATCAAGTTGATGGAGGTGTGTCGCCTGCGCACCACGCCGATCCTTACCTTCGTCAACAAGATGGACCGGGAGATTCGCGACCCCGTCGAGGTGATGGACGAGGTGGAGGAGGTGCTCGATATCCAGTGTGCGCCCATGACCTGGCCGATCGGCATGGGTCGCAACTTCAAGGGTGTCTATCACCTCTACAACGATGTGATCCATCTCTACACCCAGGGTCAGGGCAGCCGGATCCCCGAGGACCGGCGCATCGAAGGGCTCGATAACCCCGAGGTCGATACGGTGCTCGGCGAGGACCTGGCCGAGGAGCTGCGCATGGAGGTCGAACTGGTGCGTGGGGCATCGCACGCGTTCGACCATGATGCCTACCTGCGCGGTGAGCTGACCCCGGTTTACTTCGGTACCGCCATGGGCAACTTTGGCGTGCGGGAGATGATGGATGGCTTCGTCGAGTACGCGCCGCCGCCCCAGCCCCGGGAGACCGATACCCGCAACGTGGAAGCCGCCGACCCGAGATTCACCGGCTTCGTGTTCAAGATCCAGGCCAACATGGATCCCAACCATCGTGACCGTATCGCCTTCCTGCGGGTCTGTTCCGGCAAGTACGACAAGAACATGAAGATGCGTCACGTGCGCATCAAGAAGGACGTCAAGATCGCCGATGCGCTGACCTTCATGGCCTCCGATCGCACCCATGTCGAAGAGGCCTGGCCCGGCGACATCATCGGCCTGCACAATCATGGCACCATCCAGATCGGCGATACCTTCACCGTGGGGGAGGACATGCGCTTCACCGGGATTCCCCACTTCGCCCCGGAGCTGTTCAAGCGCGTGCAGCTCAAGGACCCGCTCAAGCTCAAGGCACTGCAGAAGGGGCTGCAGCAGCTGTCGGAGGAGGGCGCCACCCAGCTGTTCCAGCCGCTGGACAACAACGACCTCATCCTCGGCGCCGTGGGTACCCTGCAGTTCGACGTGGTGGCCCATCGGCTCAAGGAGGAATACAAGGTCGACTGCGTCTATCAGCCGGTCAACGTGCAGACCGCCCGCTGGGTCTACTGCGACGATGCCAAGATGCTCGACGAATTCAAGCGTAAGGCGAGTGCCAACCTGGCGATAGATGGTGGCGGCTATCTGACCTACATTGCCCCTACGCGGGTCAATCTGCAGATGACTCAGGAGCGCTGGCCGGATATTCGGTTCGCCGCCACACGCGAGCATTGA